Proteins co-encoded in one Sulfuricaulis limicola genomic window:
- the hemL gene encoding glutamate-1-semialdehyde 2,1-aminomutase yields the protein MTTSSDLFKRAQKCIPGGVNSPVRAFKGVGGDPVFFARGQGAYVWDEDGKRYIDYVGSWGPMILGHAHPRVMAAVKETMEYGLGFGAPTRIEVDMAELICRLVPSIKKVRMVSSGTEATMSAIRLARGFTGRDKIIKFEGCYHGHADSLLVKAGSGALTLGVPTSPGVPADLASHTLTLEYNNAAQARELFGKIGKDIACVIVEPVAGNMNCVPPVPGFLEALRELCTQHGAVLIFDEVMTGFRVALGGAQAHYGIQPDLTTLGKVIGGGLPVGAFGGRADIMARLAPEGPVYQAGTLSGNPVSLAAGMATLREISQPGFFEALTAKTAMLARGLAERAQRAGVALVTQQVGGMFGIFFTKGKSVTSFAQVMACDVERFKKFFHGMLREGVYLAPSAFETGFVSAAHTESDIDETLDKAEKVFKTL from the coding sequence ATGACCACCTCCTCCGACCTCTTCAAGCGCGCGCAGAAGTGCATCCCCGGCGGCGTGAATTCGCCGGTGCGCGCGTTCAAGGGCGTGGGCGGCGACCCGGTATTCTTCGCGCGCGGTCAGGGCGCCTATGTCTGGGACGAGGACGGCAAGCGCTACATCGACTACGTCGGCTCCTGGGGACCGATGATCCTCGGCCACGCGCATCCCCGGGTGATGGCGGCGGTGAAGGAAACCATGGAGTACGGCCTCGGCTTCGGCGCGCCGACGCGCATCGAGGTCGACATGGCCGAATTGATCTGCCGGCTGGTGCCGTCGATCAAGAAGGTGCGCATGGTCAGCTCCGGCACCGAGGCCACCATGAGCGCGATTCGCCTCGCGCGCGGCTTCACCGGCCGCGACAAGATCATCAAGTTCGAGGGCTGCTATCACGGCCACGCCGACTCACTGCTGGTGAAGGCCGGGTCGGGCGCGCTCACGCTCGGCGTGCCGACCTCGCCCGGCGTGCCGGCGGATTTGGCGAGCCACACACTCACGCTCGAATACAACAACGCCGCTCAGGCGCGCGAGCTGTTCGGCAAGATCGGGAAAGACATCGCTTGCGTCATCGTCGAGCCGGTGGCCGGCAACATGAATTGCGTGCCGCCGGTGCCGGGCTTTCTGGAAGCCCTGCGCGAGCTGTGCACCCAGCACGGCGCGGTGCTGATTTTCGACGAGGTCATGACCGGCTTCCGCGTGGCCCTGGGCGGGGCCCAGGCACACTATGGCATCCAGCCCGACCTCACCACGCTCGGCAAGGTCATCGGCGGCGGGCTGCCGGTGGGTGCTTTCGGCGGGCGCGCCGACATCATGGCTCGCCTCGCCCCGGAAGGGCCGGTGTATCAGGCCGGAACGTTGTCGGGCAATCCGGTATCGCTCGCGGCCGGCATGGCCACGCTCCGGGAAATATCACAGCCGGGGTTCTTCGAGGCGCTGACGGCCAAGACCGCCATGCTGGCGCGGGGCCTGGCCGAACGGGCCCAGCGCGCCGGCGTGGCGCTGGTAACGCAACAGGTCGGCGGAATGTTCGGGATTTTCTTTACCAAGGGAAAATCAGTGACGAGTTTCGCCCAGGTCATGGCCTGCGACGTCGAGCGCTTCAAAAAATTCTTTCACGGGATGCTGCGCGAGGGAGTCTATCTGGCGCCGTCGGCGTTCGAGACCGGTTTCGTCTCGGCAGCGCATACCGAGTCCGATATCGAC